CCCGCCCGGGGGGCTCGCGAGCGACCCGTCTGTGGACCGCCCAGCATGTCGACCCCACCATTCGACAGCAGCGCGCAGATCGGCCGCGACATACGCCGGGACCAGCGACAATGGCAGGAGCTTCTGCTCTTCGACACCGTATCCGGTCAGGACCAGCATGCCGGGGATGCCGACCGCCTGCGCCAGGGCCACATCGCAGACACGGTCACCGACAACGAACGAAGCGGCCAGATCGATGGGGAATTCGCGACAGGCCTGCTCGATCATCCCCGGCGCGGGCTTGCGACATGTGCACGCGGACGCGGGGTCGGGTGCCGTGTCGTCGGCATAGTGCGGGCAGTAATAGATGTGGTCGATGCGGGCGCCACGCCGGGCAAACTCATCGACGACCCGTCGATTGACCGCCTCGACGGCCTCGGGTTCATAGTACCCGCGCGCCACGCCCGACTGATTCGACACGCCGATCACCCAGTAGCCCCAAGCGTTCAATTGTCGTACGGCCTCGGCGGCACCGGGCAACAACGCCACGCGATCCGGCGCACCCAGAAAGCCATACTCCACGATGAGCGTGCCATCGCGGTCCAGAAACGCCGCGGGACGTGACCCGTCGGAGATCATCGCGATGCCACCTCGGGGCCGGAGGCCAGATGGGGAGCGATTGTCCGGCCAATCTTGCCCATGTCGAGTTCCTCGAAGCAGAAGCGACGCTCACGATAGCATGGCGCCTTCCCATGGCGATGGCAGGGGGAACACCATGTGCCCGCATGAAACGCGGCCGACCCCGGCCCCAGCGGTGCGAAGCCGAGGGAGGGATGTGTGGGACCGAAGAGCCCAAACGTCGGCACGCCGAGGGCGGCGGCCACATGCATCAATCCGGAATCGGAGCTTGCGAAGGCCGACAATGCCGCGATCTCCACCATCGCGTCACGAAGCGAAAGACCGCAGCGGGACGCAAAGTCGATCGCGGGAATCCTCTCCCCCAGCGCCGCCATGAATGGCTCGATGTCCCTGCGATCCGATTCCATGCCGAAGATGCGCACGGCATCCAGGCTGCCCGGCTCCAGCCCAAGCACGAGCCGTGCCCATTGCTCCGGGGGGACGGCCTTGGTCGGATGTCGCGCCCCCCAGCCGATCCCGAGCGCCCGCGGCCATTTCTGGCGCAGCGCATGGGCACATTCCTGTTCGCCGGCCGACAGGCAGAGTCGCGGTTTGCCGGCCAAGGGTGGGCCGCCGGGAAACCGCACCGCCTCGAGGTAACCCGCCAACGTCGACAGCGGTCGCTCCAGCCCGCGCTTGCGCCAGACCATGCCCAAACGACGGGAGAACTGCTTATCCACCTTCGTGACCAGGCGGCTCTTGACGCGGCGGTTCAGGGACCCTGAGCGCCATGAACGGTGCAGGTCGATCACGCGGTCGAAGACGACCCCGCTCCACTGCGCCGTGAACGAACGCCATCCCTGACGATGGTCATAGCCGGCCACGGTCAAGGGGAGATCGTAGTGATCGTAGAGAACGGCGTACTCGGCCTTTGTGGCCAGAACGACTTGCGCCTCGGGGTGCGCCCTCACCAGGGCACGCACGGCCGCACCGGCGAGCACGACATCGCCCAGCGATGAGAAGCGGATGACGAGAATGAGCATGCTGCGGCTGTGCCCACTCCATGGCCGCTATATCAGCAAAACGGACAGGAAGCCGACCAGCAGACAATAGACCCCGAACCACGCGAAGCGACCGCGCTGCAGCGTAGCGAAGACCGTTCGCAACGCCACCAGACCGGTCAACGCCGCGACAATGGCACCGATCAGATGCGCCGAACCCAGACTCCCCGTTCCCCACGCATCCTTCAATCCCAGGATCGCGGCGCCGCCGACGGCGGGAATCGAGAGCAGAAACGAGAATTCGGCCGCTTTGGCCGGCGCGACGCCGAGCATGCACCCAGTGGCGATGGTCGACCCCGAGCGCGACACGCCGGGGAGAATGGCCACGGCTTGGGCGCAGCCGATCCACCAGGCGCGGCCACCACCGACATCAAGGTGACCGACAGGAAAGAGCTTCATCACCAACAGCAATACGCCCGTCACCATCAGGAGCGCGGCGCCCATGCGCGGCGCCGCGAAGACCGCTTCGATCTGGGTCTTGAACAAGAGACCGATGATTCCGGCCGGGATCGAGCCGATCACGAGCAGGAGCAGCAGACGCCTCGCTGCGCGCGGCGACGCGGCCGGGCGCGGGCGACCAAGCAAACCCAAGAACAGATCGGCAAGCTGCCGATGGAAGTAGATCAAGACGGCCAGCAACGTGCCGACGTGCACGGCGATGTCGAAGGTGAGCATGTCGGACGGTAACCCGATCCAGTGCTCGACCAGCACCAGGTGGCCGGAACTGGAGACGGGTAGGAATTCGGTCAGTCCCTGCACCGCGCCGAGAAGGATCGCATCCCAAGTCGTCATGAGGTGCAAAGATAGCAGGTGCGACGGGCGCTCAGAGCTTGAAATTCAAACCGATAATGATCCCCAACTCATCGTCGAGCACGACCTCTCCCAGCACGTCGATCAGATCAGTGATCTCCCATTTCAACCCTGCCTGCGCGCCGATCTGAAACTCGGTCTCGCTGGCACCGTTCGACACCGACTCCATGCGCATGTTGACGGCGCCATAGGGACTCAGGTACCCGCCGTTGGACACCGTGTAGTCCCGGGAAATCACCACCGACCCACCCAACTGAAGAAGCGTGGCACCACCGTACGAGAAGAACCCGACACGCGGTCCCAGTCCCAGATCGAACGGGTCGCGACTGGCGGCCGACATTACTGTGAATTTCAGGTCTCCCCCGAATCCAACACCCACGTCGCCGCCGCCGTCGGGATCGACGACGCCGAACTGCAACCCGCCGTCGCCCTGGGAGAAGAGACCGCGTCGGTACTGACCGAAGAAGCCCGTGGAGTTCTCAAAGACCCCGAGAAAGCCGCCGATGTCCTGTGTGCCGCGGTCCAAGGGCCGGGCGGTCGAGACCTGCCCAAAGAGCGATTGCGCTTCCGCCCGCTGTGAATGTCCGGCACCGAGACCTATTCCAACAGCCATGCCGATGACCGTCCAATGTCTCCATTTGGCCACGTGACCCCTCCTTAGCATCAGCGATTGTGCTCCCGTTTCCATACCAGCGTTGTACGGCGCTGGGACGCCGCAGTTTCCTGCGCGGCAGATCATCACGGACGGATACCGCTTGGTCCACCATGGCCCGTCTGGCCCTCAAACGTCAATGTCCAAGCATCCAATGGGCCAAGTAGAACGCCGCCACCCCGGCCACGACGCCCAACGGGGCCAACGGCGTCCGACGCCTGTTCACCTCCGGCAGCAGATCGGTGGCCGCCACATAGATCAACGAACCGGCGGAAATCCCCAAGGCGGGACCGATCCATCCCCGCGACGGCAACACGCTGTACAGGAGGCCTCCCACCACGCACGCCACCCCCAGGATCAGACCGGCCCGGAGTGCGGCCCTCCGTGTCCCGCCGGTGGCGCTCACGATCGATGCGGCCGTGAATCCACTGGGGATCTTGTGCCAGACCATGGCCAGGAATACAAGCCAGCCCAGACGCAGATCGGTTTGCATGGCGACGACAATGGCAATCCCATCGACCACGGAATGCACGCCCAACCCCAGGGTGGCCGCAATCCCGACTTGGGCCCTCAACCCGGCGTGCGTCTCCTGTCCATAGTGAAAGTGCGTCGTGAACACGTGTTCAAACATATGGACGATCAGAAATCCGGCCAGCACCCAAGCCGCGGCCCATGGGGTATGCTCTTGGGCTCTGGGGAACATATCCACCAGCGCCACCGCCAGCATGAATCCCGCGCCCGTTCCCAACAGCAGACGCAATGCCTGATCTTCCCAGCGACTGCGTAGGAGGAAGAACCCGGCACCGGCCAGATTGGAGAGTGCGGCTGCGATCAGAAAGATGAGAGTGTGAGCATCCATATGGCTGGTTGCCTCGCGGCACGATAACGCCGTCATGCATCCGCGGCAACTGGTAACGCACGACCCTGTCGAGGGAAAGGCACAAAACGAAGCGGCGCGCGGCACCGGGAAGGGCCACGCGCCAGACAGTACGCGATGAAGCGCTCTAACGACTCACGGAGAGGAGCACGATCTTCACGATGTCCAAGAGCCGCTCGCAGGAGAACGGCTTCTTCACGAACAGGTTTCCCCCGGCCCGGAAGCTCCGTCCCTGATCATCGCTGGCGTCCTTCCCGGTCAGAAACACGACCGGAATATCCGCCGTCGCCGGTTGCTTCTTCAGCGCCGCGCACACGTCGTACCCATCCATCTCCGGCATCATGATGTCGAGTAGTATGATGTCGGGCTTCCACTCCCGGGCTCGCTTGATCGCTCCCGCCGACGTGTTCTCGACGGCCACATCGTAGCCGGCGGTCGTCAGAAAAGCATCGACGATCTCGGTGATCCCCGGCTCGTCGTCTACAACCAGAACCTTGGCATTCATGTCTCGGAACATGATGGCTGCCCCCGTACAGTCTCTCTTTGTGTTGTCGACCCCAGAGCCCTGCGACTTGATTTCAGTCCGAATATGCGCGCGGAGGCCGCCGCTCACCGAGAGCCAAGCAGCGCCAGCAACGCATTGCGAGACAATTGGTTGCCGAATCGTGCGCGCGACCACAACCGGCACCATGTTCTGCTACAATTGTTGTCCGATTTCCAACCTGCCCTTGGCCACGTTCGTACTCCCTCCTCGCAGAAGGCGCTTCGCTCGGGGGACCGATTGCCGTAGAATGGGCTGCCCGCAGAGCAACCGGGCGACGGTGTTGACAGATGATCGAGGAGTAATCTGACGCGCATGAATCTGCTCGGCCAGCCCCTCCCGACATTGATCGAAGCGATGGCTTCGCTCGGTGAACCTCCCCATCGCGCCCGGCAATTGGTGCGCTGGATCTACCGTAGACGGATCTTCGACTTTGC
The nucleotide sequence above comes from Candidatus Zixiibacteriota bacterium. Encoded proteins:
- a CDS encoding HAD family hydrolase, whose translation is MISDGSRPAAFLDRDGTLIVEYGFLGAPDRVALLPGAAEAVRQLNAWGYWVIGVSNQSGVARGYYEPEAVEAVNRRVVDEFARRGARIDHIYYCPHYADDTAPDPASACTCRKPAPGMIEQACREFPIDLAASFVVGDRVCDVALAQAVGIPGMLVLTGYGVEEQKLLPLSLVPAYVAADLRAAVEWWGRHAGRSTDGSLASPPGGPPPPPPDN
- a CDS encoding glycosyltransferase family 9 protein → MLILVIRFSSLGDVVLAGAAVRALVRAHPEAQVVLATKAEYAVLYDHYDLPLTVAGYDHRQGWRSFTAQWSGVVFDRVIDLHRSWRSGSLNRRVKSRLVTKVDKQFSRRLGMVWRKRGLERPLSTLAGYLEAVRFPGGPPLAGKPRLCLSAGEQECAHALRQKWPRALGIGWGARHPTKAVPPEQWARLVLGLEPGSLDAVRIFGMESDRRDIEPFMAALGERIPAIDFASRCGLSLRDAMVEIAALSAFASSDSGLMHVAAALGVPTFGLFGPTHPSLGFAPLGPGSAAFHAGTWCSPCHRHGKAPCYRERRFCFEELDMGKIGRTIAPHLASGPEVASR
- a CDS encoding undecaprenyl-diphosphate phosphatase — its product is MTTWDAILLGAVQGLTEFLPVSSSGHLVLVEHWIGLPSDMLTFDIAVHVGTLLAVLIYFHRQLADLFLGLLGRPRPAASPRAARRLLLLLVIGSIPAGIIGLLFKTQIEAVFAAPRMGAALLMVTGVLLLVMKLFPVGHLDVGGGRAWWIGCAQAVAILPGVSRSGSTIATGCMLGVAPAKAAEFSFLLSIPAVGGAAILGLKDAWGTGSLGSAHLIGAIVAALTGLVALRTVFATLQRGRFAWFGVYCLLVGFLSVLLI
- a CDS encoding ZIP family metal transporter: MDAHTLIFLIAAALSNLAGAGFFLLRSRWEDQALRLLLGTGAGFMLAVALVDMFPRAQEHTPWAAAWVLAGFLIVHMFEHVFTTHFHYGQETHAGLRAQVGIAATLGLGVHSVVDGIAIVVAMQTDLRLGWLVFLAMVWHKIPSGFTAASIVSATGGTRRAALRAGLILGVACVVGGLLYSVLPSRGWIGPALGISAGSLIYVAATDLLPEVNRRRTPLAPLGVVAGVAAFYLAHWMLGH
- a CDS encoding response regulator, with protein sequence MFRDMNAKVLVVDDEPGITEIVDAFLTTAGYDVAVENTSAGAIKRAREWKPDIILLDIMMPEMDGYDVCAALKKQPATADIPVVFLTGKDASDDQGRSFRAGGNLFVKKPFSCERLLDIVKIVLLSVSR